In a single window of the Bacillus mycoides genome:
- the leuS gene encoding leucine--tRNA ligase: MSFNHQEIEKKWQGHWEENKTFRTPDETEKPKFYALDMFPYPSGAGLHVGHPEGYTATDILSRMKRMQGYNVLHPMGWDAFGLPAEQYALDTGNSPAEFTELNINTFRNQIKALGFSYDWDREVNTTDPTYYKWTQWIFLKLFEKGLAYVDEVPVNWCPALGTVLANEEIIDGKSERGGHPVERRPMRQWMLKITAYGDRLLEDLDELNWPESLKDMQRNWIGRSEGAEVHFNIDGTDEKFTVFTTRPDTLFGASYCVLAPEHALVANITTPEQKEAVEAYINSVKMKSDLERTELAKEKTGVFTGAYAVNPVNGEKLPIWIADYVLATYGTGAVMAVPAHDERDYEFASTFNLPMKEVVKGGDISKEAYTGDGAHVNSAFLDGLNKEEAIVKMIEWLEVTSAGNQKVTYRLRDWLFSRQRYWGEPIPVIHWEDGTMTAVKEEELPLVLPKTENIRPSGTGESPLANIEEWVNVVDPETGKKGRRETNTMPQWAGSCWYYLRYIDPNNSEALVDPEKVKQWLPVDIYIGGAEHAVLHLLYARFWHKVLYDIGVVPTKEPFQQLFNQGMILGENNEKMSKSKGNVVNPDDIVASHGADTLRLYEMFMGPLDASIAWSENGLDGARRFLDRVWRLFIQENGELSEKITDAPNKDLEKAYHQTVKKVTEDYAELRFNTAISQMMVFINDAYKAETLPKEYVEGFVKMIAPVAPHIGEELWSKLGYSETITYASWPTFDESKLVEDEVEIVVQIMGKVRTKLTMSKDASKEEMEQLALEAIKEQIEGKTVRKVIVVPGKLVNVVAN; the protein is encoded by the coding sequence ATGAGCTTTAATCATCAAGAAATTGAGAAGAAGTGGCAAGGGCATTGGGAAGAGAATAAAACATTCCGTACGCCAGATGAAACAGAAAAACCAAAATTTTATGCACTAGATATGTTCCCATATCCATCAGGTGCAGGCTTACACGTAGGTCATCCAGAAGGTTATACAGCGACAGATATTTTATCTCGTATGAAGCGTATGCAAGGATATAACGTTCTTCATCCAATGGGATGGGATGCATTCGGTCTTCCAGCAGAGCAATATGCACTTGATACTGGGAACAGCCCGGCTGAATTTACAGAGCTTAATATTAATACGTTCCGTAATCAAATTAAAGCATTAGGCTTCTCTTACGATTGGGATCGTGAAGTAAATACAACAGATCCAACCTACTACAAGTGGACACAATGGATCTTCCTAAAACTATTTGAAAAAGGTTTAGCTTACGTTGATGAAGTACCTGTAAACTGGTGCCCAGCACTTGGTACAGTACTTGCAAACGAAGAAATCATTGACGGTAAGAGTGAGCGCGGTGGACATCCAGTTGAGCGTCGTCCGATGAGACAGTGGATGTTAAAAATTACAGCTTACGGAGATCGTCTATTAGAAGATCTAGATGAGCTTAATTGGCCAGAAAGCTTAAAAGACATGCAACGTAACTGGATTGGTCGTTCTGAAGGTGCAGAAGTACACTTCAACATCGACGGTACAGATGAGAAGTTCACAGTTTTCACAACGCGTCCTGATACACTATTTGGAGCAAGCTACTGTGTACTGGCTCCAGAGCATGCACTTGTTGCTAACATTACAACACCAGAACAAAAAGAAGCTGTAGAAGCTTACATTAACTCTGTTAAAATGAAGAGCGATTTAGAGCGTACAGAACTTGCGAAAGAAAAAACTGGTGTATTCACTGGTGCTTACGCAGTTAACCCAGTAAACGGTGAGAAATTACCAATCTGGATCGCTGATTATGTTCTTGCAACTTACGGAACAGGTGCTGTAATGGCAGTTCCAGCTCACGATGAGCGTGACTATGAATTCGCATCAACGTTCAATCTTCCAATGAAGGAAGTTGTAAAAGGCGGAGACATTTCGAAAGAAGCATATACAGGTGATGGTGCGCACGTAAACTCAGCATTCCTTGATGGTTTAAATAAAGAAGAAGCAATTGTAAAAATGATTGAGTGGCTTGAAGTAACAAGCGCAGGAAATCAAAAAGTAACGTACCGTCTACGTGACTGGTTATTTAGTCGCCAACGTTACTGGGGTGAGCCAATTCCAGTAATCCATTGGGAAGATGGTACAATGACAGCTGTGAAAGAAGAAGAATTACCATTAGTTCTTCCGAAAACAGAGAATATTCGTCCTTCAGGTACAGGTGAATCACCACTTGCAAACATTGAAGAGTGGGTAAATGTTGTTGATCCTGAAACTGGTAAAAAAGGTCGTCGTGAAACGAATACAATGCCGCAATGGGCTGGTAGCTGCTGGTACTACCTACGCTACATCGATCCAAACAACAGCGAAGCACTTGTAGACCCTGAAAAAGTAAAACAATGGCTTCCAGTTGATATTTATATCGGTGGAGCAGAGCACGCTGTACTTCACTTACTATATGCTCGTTTCTGGCATAAAGTATTATATGATATCGGTGTAGTTCCAACGAAAGAACCGTTCCAACAATTATTCAACCAAGGTATGATCTTAGGTGAAAACAACGAGAAAATGAGTAAATCAAAAGGTAACGTTGTAAATCCTGATGATATCGTAGCAAGCCACGGTGCAGATACACTTCGTCTATACGAAATGTTCATGGGACCATTAGATGCTTCAATCGCTTGGTCTGAAAATGGTCTTGACGGAGCTCGTCGCTTCCTAGACCGCGTATGGCGCCTATTCATTCAAGAGAACGGTGAATTGAGTGAGAAAATTACTGATGCACCAAACAAAGATCTTGAAAAAGCTTACCACCAAACAGTGAAGAAAGTAACAGAAGACTATGCAGAGCTTCGCTTCAACACAGCGATTTCTCAAATGATGGTATTCATCAACGATGCATACAAAGCTGAAACACTTCCGAAAGAATATGTAGAAGGTTTCGTAAAAATGATTGCACCAGTTGCACCTCACATCGGGGAAGAACTATGGAGCAAACTTGGATACAGTGAAACAATCACATATGCAAGCTGGCCAACATTTGATGAGTCTAAACTTGTAGAAGATGAAGTTGAAATCGTTGTTCAAATTATGGGCAAAGTTCGCACAAAACTAACAATGAGTAAAGACGCATCAAAAGAAGAAATGGAACAACTTGCACTTGAGGCAATCAAAGAACAAATTGAAGGAAAAACAGTTCGTAAAGTAATTGTTGTTCCTGGAAAACTTGTTAACGTTGTTGCAAACTAA
- a CDS encoding cation:proton antiporter, whose amino-acid sequence MDTLIFEVGTALVLVAFAAILAAKLKFSIIPFLIILGMLVGPHAPDLGLIDLRFIESGEVISFLGRVGVIFLLFYLGLEFSIKKLIKSGKSIAFGGSVHISLNFILGLLYGYVMGFPLLETLIIAGIITISSSAIVAKVIVDLRRSGNKETELILGIIMFDDIFLAVYLSVVSGLVLGGATSFVGALTSVLIAVGYMLLFFVIARKATPFLNKVLDISSNEIFIIVIFAILFFVAGFSETIHVAEAIGALLLGLVFSETEHSDRIEHLVVPFRDFFGAIFFFSFGLSIDPFSLGGAVWLALGAVFITLIGNFTAGMIAGRKAGLSHKASTNIGLTLISRGEFSIIVANLGIAGGLMATIKPFSALYVLILASLGPLLTKESGRIYSLLDKIFKWSAKESAKRKKEVG is encoded by the coding sequence ATGGATACTTTAATTTTTGAAGTTGGAACTGCGTTAGTATTAGTAGCTTTTGCAGCTATCCTCGCTGCGAAGTTAAAGTTCTCGATTATTCCGTTTCTCATTATACTCGGTATGTTAGTGGGGCCTCATGCCCCAGATTTAGGACTTATCGATTTAAGGTTTATTGAAAGCGGAGAAGTTATTTCCTTCCTCGGCCGTGTAGGCGTCATATTCCTCCTATTCTATTTAGGCTTAGAATTCTCAATAAAAAAATTAATTAAATCAGGAAAGTCGATTGCTTTTGGGGGTAGTGTTCATATATCGCTTAATTTCATATTAGGTTTACTTTATGGATATGTTATGGGCTTCCCCTTACTAGAAACATTAATTATTGCTGGAATTATTACAATCTCATCGAGTGCAATTGTAGCGAAAGTAATCGTTGATTTAAGAAGATCTGGTAATAAAGAGACAGAGCTAATTTTAGGAATCATTATGTTTGATGATATCTTTTTAGCTGTATATTTATCAGTTGTTTCAGGATTAGTACTCGGAGGTGCAACATCATTTGTAGGTGCTCTTACATCCGTACTAATCGCAGTAGGATATATGTTACTATTCTTTGTAATCGCTAGAAAAGCTACGCCGTTCCTAAATAAAGTATTAGATATTTCGTCAAACGAAATTTTTATTATCGTAATATTCGCTATTTTATTCTTTGTAGCAGGATTTTCAGAAACAATTCATGTTGCGGAAGCGATTGGGGCTTTATTGTTAGGACTCGTCTTTTCAGAAACAGAGCATAGTGACCGGATCGAGCATCTCGTCGTCCCGTTTCGTGATTTCTTTGGAGCTATATTTTTCTTCAGCTTCGGTTTAAGTATAGATCCGTTTTCGCTTGGAGGAGCAGTATGGTTGGCATTAGGAGCAGTTTTCATTACTCTCATCGGTAATTTTACAGCTGGAATGATTGCAGGGCGTAAAGCCGGGTTATCGCATAAGGCTTCTACGAATATCGGTTTAACACTTATATCACGTGGGGAATTCTCCATTATTGTCGCGAATCTCGGAATAGCGGGTGGCTTAATGGCAACGATTAAACCATTCTCAGCTTTATATGTTTTAATATTGGCGTCGCTAGGGCCATTATTAACGAAGGAGTCTGGGAGAATATACTCTCTACTAGACAAAATATTTAAATGGAGTGCGAAAGAAAGTGCAAAACGTAAAAAGGAAGTTGGATAA
- a CDS encoding ABC transporter ATP-binding protein encodes MTKPVVDVKNVQKVYGKKGENQSHALKGVSFSIQEGEFVGIMGPSGSGKTTLLNVISTLDKATGGVVEIAGTDITKMKQGELSDFRSQKLGFIFQDFNLLENLSIYENIALPLSLQGVSSRNIGPKVEKVADMLGITEILQKYPTEVSGGQKQRSAAARALVHEPAIILGDEPTGALDSKNAASLLDAMTNLNEEQGVSIMMVTHDPYSASYCQRILFIQDGELYKEIHRGGTREEFYKEILDVLADLGTQKA; translated from the coding sequence ATGACGAAACCAGTTGTAGACGTGAAAAACGTTCAAAAAGTGTACGGTAAAAAAGGTGAGAACCAATCACACGCATTAAAAGGCGTATCATTCTCAATTCAAGAGGGTGAATTTGTTGGGATTATGGGACCTTCTGGTTCTGGTAAAACGACATTATTAAATGTAATTTCAACACTAGATAAAGCAACAGGCGGCGTTGTGGAAATAGCAGGTACGGACATTACGAAAATGAAACAAGGTGAGCTTTCTGATTTCCGTTCACAAAAATTGGGGTTCATCTTCCAAGATTTTAACTTATTAGAGAACTTATCTATTTATGAAAACATTGCACTTCCACTTTCACTTCAAGGTGTTTCATCACGTAATATTGGACCGAAAGTAGAGAAAGTAGCGGATATGTTAGGGATTACAGAAATTCTTCAAAAGTATCCAACTGAAGTATCCGGTGGACAGAAACAGCGTTCAGCAGCAGCACGCGCACTAGTGCATGAGCCGGCAATTATTTTAGGAGACGAGCCAACAGGAGCTCTTGATTCGAAAAATGCAGCAAGTTTACTTGATGCGATGACAAACTTAAATGAAGAACAAGGCGTATCTATTATGATGGTTACGCATGATCCATATAGTGCAAGTTACTGTCAGCGTATTTTATTCATTCAAGATGGTGAGCTATATAAAGAAATTCATCGCGGTGGTACGCGTGAAGAGTTCTACAAAGAAATTTTAGATGTACTTGCAGATTTAGGTACACAAAAAGCGTAA
- a CDS encoding TIGR01212 family radical SAM protein (This family includes YhcC from E. coli K-12, an uncharacterized radical SAM protein.): MKVQNPFPYTNDNKRYHTWNYHLRNEFGEKIFKVSLDAGFDCPNRDGTVAYGGCTFCSAAGSGDFAGDRRDDVITQYHEMKEKMHSKWKDGKCIAYFQAYTNTHAPLEVLKEKFEPLLAEKDVVGLSIATRPDCLPDDVVEYLADLNKRTYLWVELGLQTVHERTANLINRAHDYPSYVEGVNKLRKHGIRVCSHIINGLPLEDYDMMMETTREVAKLDVQGIKIHLLHLLKGTPMVKQYEKGQLEFLSLEDYVSLVVDQLEIIPEDVIVHRITGDGPPDLMIGPMWSLNKWEVLNSIDAEFVRRGSWQGKYANEEKQK, encoded by the coding sequence ATGAAGGTTCAAAACCCTTTTCCATATACAAATGACAATAAACGTTATCATACATGGAATTACCACTTACGAAATGAATTTGGTGAAAAAATCTTTAAAGTTTCATTAGATGCTGGCTTCGATTGCCCGAACCGTGACGGTACAGTTGCTTACGGTGGTTGCACGTTTTGTAGTGCTGCTGGATCTGGTGACTTCGCTGGCGATCGCCGCGATGATGTTATAACGCAATATCATGAAATGAAAGAAAAAATGCACTCAAAGTGGAAAGACGGAAAATGTATCGCTTATTTTCAGGCTTACACAAATACACATGCACCACTTGAAGTGTTAAAAGAAAAATTCGAACCGCTTCTAGCAGAAAAAGACGTTGTCGGTCTTTCTATCGCAACTCGTCCAGATTGTTTACCAGACGATGTCGTTGAATATTTAGCGGACTTAAATAAACGTACGTACCTTTGGGTTGAACTCGGACTACAAACTGTTCATGAACGTACTGCAAATCTTATTAACCGTGCTCACGATTATCCATCTTATGTGGAAGGCGTAAATAAATTACGCAAACATGGCATTAGAGTTTGCTCTCATATTATTAACGGTCTTCCACTTGAAGATTACGACATGATGATGGAAACAACTCGTGAAGTAGCGAAGCTTGACGTACAAGGAATTAAAATTCATTTACTTCATTTATTAAAAGGAACGCCAATGGTGAAGCAATATGAAAAAGGACAACTCGAGTTCCTTTCTCTTGAAGATTACGTAAGTCTCGTTGTTGACCAACTTGAAATTATTCCAGAAGATGTAATTGTGCACCGCATCACAGGTGACGGTCCGCCTGATTTAATGATTGGCCCAATGTGGAGCTTAAATAAATGGGAAGTATTAAATTCCATCGATGCAGAATTTGTACGCCGCGGAAGCTGGCAAGGAAAATATGCAAATGAGGAGAAACAAAAATGA
- a CDS encoding haloacid dehalogenase — MTNEKGLDKGYELVAKMHEEFGHPVTSTPTKLTEERAKIRASFMQEELEEFLEATTVEDQYDALIDLIYFAFGTFAEMGVRPDKGFEIVNNANMAKLFPDGKPRFREGDGKIMKPEGWQAPEPQLRAEIERQRQEAEKNC; from the coding sequence ATGACAAACGAAAAAGGTTTAGATAAAGGATACGAACTTGTTGCAAAAATGCATGAAGAATTCGGACATCCTGTGACAAGTACTCCAACAAAACTAACAGAAGAGCGTGCAAAAATTCGTGCTAGCTTTATGCAAGAAGAGCTAGAAGAATTTCTAGAAGCAACAACTGTTGAAGATCAATATGATGCACTTATTGACCTTATTTACTTTGCATTCGGAACGTTTGCAGAAATGGGCGTACGTCCAGATAAAGGATTCGAAATTGTAAACAATGCTAACATGGCAAAACTATTCCCTGATGGAAAGCCTCGATTCCGCGAGGGCGACGGCAAAATTATGAAACCAGAAGGATGGCAAGCACCGGAACCACAACTTCGTGCGGAAATCGAACGCCAACGTCAAGAGGCAGAAAAAAACTGCTAG
- a CDS encoding YtzC family protein, which yields MAERQSLEEYITQAEQAVEYAKEQLDQGMRQEHYNTMEYSDAQLQLEQAYNDLQTMQQHANDEQREQLNRARMAIRQLQHQMIITPH from the coding sequence ATGGCAGAGCGTCAATCACTTGAAGAGTATATTACACAGGCAGAACAAGCGGTGGAATATGCGAAAGAACAATTAGACCAAGGCATGAGACAAGAGCATTACAATACGATGGAGTATTCGGATGCTCAGTTACAATTAGAACAAGCATATAACGACTTACAAACTATGCAGCAACATGCGAATGATGAGCAACGTGAGCAATTAAATAGAGCACGTATGGCAATTCGCCAATTGCAACATCAAATGATTATTACACCGCACTAA
- a CDS encoding tyrosine-type recombinase/integrase: MEVVEALKDISQIEAMKKYLKEHSQRDYLLFVIGINTGLKITELLSMKFEEVLNEDKTVKEFYSLPVKDEKFKQDIYLNTKVKEALLEYVKSIDAQRENYVFQSNKTTNSISRQQAYRVIHSAAEAVGIVGKIGTNSMRKTFGFHAYKRGIAIALLQKHFHHATPSETLKYLGISKDEKFKTEIDVDL, encoded by the coding sequence ATGGAAGTTGTAGAGGCATTAAAAGATATAAGCCAAATTGAGGCTATGAAAAAGTACTTAAAAGAGCACTCGCAGCGAGATTATCTTTTATTTGTTATTGGAATTAACACTGGATTAAAGATTACTGAGCTACTTAGTATGAAATTTGAAGAGGTATTAAATGAAGATAAGACTGTTAAAGAGTTTTATTCTCTTCCTGTGAAAGATGAAAAATTTAAACAAGATATTTATTTAAATACAAAAGTAAAAGAAGCCCTTTTAGAGTATGTAAAATCTATTGATGCTCAAAGAGAAAACTACGTATTTCAATCTAATAAAACGACAAATTCAATCTCACGCCAACAAGCATATCGTGTTATCCATAGCGCAGCTGAAGCGGTTGGGATTGTTGGAAAGATTGGAACGAATTCAATGCGAAAAACATTTGGATTTCATGCGTACAAAAGAGGAATAGCGATTGCGCTATTGCAAAAGCATTTTCATCACGCAACTCCATCAGAAACGCTCAAGTATTTAGGAATCTCAAAAGATGAGAAGTTTAAAACAGAGATTGATGTAGATTTGTAA
- a CDS encoding FtsX-like permease family protein: MLFKLSMSGLKSKLKDYIVLLVGLVMSISIFYMFQTLALNKAFIESNSVIKSIGFVFQAGSFLLAIITFFYILYANSFLLSLRQKEFGMYMMLGAKKHKVTLLMFIETIVLGAASLAIGLTVGVGLAEGIGQLLMKQLEFAGEGYKAFYLPSMTVTCIFFFALFVLSAIMNSIKLSRISVLQLVHADAQTERVAVKGKMTGVVAILAVILLGIGYASMIYMEKLREMGILIALITTTTGTYMLFGSLLPVIIRKLKSNKKRSEKGLNAFTFAQLNFRINSLTKVLATVAMLVALGAGAISGGMAFKNNVIKMVDGLVIYDSVIHNPTAEEKKILDGITFKEKNEYRYKVDNKYVYYVKEDLEKKPPFVQDTKQMESMKDLGKIKKVSEELPVGAVSREMNEKDASAKELPEEWNEAFRTIQPFYLYEDHAIKIVDQKMYDTVNGKEGIVVTGKTDDFVAYTKEWKKLDELQLVKYKNVKAERLDSKYQSYNGFYGIASGTVFMGFFLGIAFLAMMASCLMFKILSGASKDITRYQMLRKIGVRRELLTKSIYKELFLVFLFPAIVGIAHVLVGMNIFGFILMDPYFRIWVPIVIFVVIYAIYYFITVQLYKGIVLPKED; encoded by the coding sequence ATGTTATTTAAACTTTCCATGTCAGGGCTAAAGAGTAAGCTGAAAGATTATATTGTCTTACTTGTTGGTCTTGTCATGTCGATTTCAATTTTTTATATGTTCCAAACGTTAGCGCTGAATAAAGCGTTTATCGAATCCAATTCTGTTATTAAGTCTATTGGTTTCGTATTCCAAGCAGGTTCATTTTTATTAGCAATTATAACGTTCTTCTACATTTTATATGCAAACTCTTTCTTATTATCTCTTCGTCAAAAAGAGTTTGGTATGTACATGATGTTAGGTGCAAAAAAGCATAAAGTTACATTACTTATGTTTATTGAAACGATTGTATTAGGCGCTGCGTCTCTTGCGATTGGACTTACAGTTGGTGTAGGACTTGCAGAAGGTATCGGACAGTTATTAATGAAACAATTAGAATTTGCTGGTGAAGGCTATAAGGCATTTTATCTACCATCTATGACTGTTACTTGCATTTTCTTCTTTGCATTATTTGTATTATCAGCAATTATGAACAGTATTAAGTTATCACGTATTTCAGTACTGCAACTTGTACATGCAGATGCACAAACAGAACGTGTTGCGGTAAAAGGAAAAATGACAGGTGTCGTTGCAATCCTTGCTGTTATTTTATTAGGAATTGGCTATGCATCAATGATTTACATGGAAAAACTAAGAGAAATGGGAATCCTTATTGCATTAATTACAACAACAACTGGTACTTACATGCTATTTGGATCACTTCTCCCAGTTATCATTAGAAAGTTAAAGAGTAATAAAAAGCGTAGTGAAAAAGGGCTTAATGCTTTTACGTTTGCACAATTAAATTTCCGTATTAATAGCTTAACGAAAGTACTTGCAACGGTAGCGATGTTAGTTGCTCTTGGAGCGGGTGCAATTTCAGGTGGTATGGCGTTTAAAAATAACGTTATAAAAATGGTTGATGGTTTAGTAATATATGATTCAGTTATTCATAACCCAACAGCTGAAGAAAAGAAAATTTTAGATGGTATTACATTTAAAGAGAAAAATGAATATCGTTACAAAGTTGATAATAAATACGTTTATTATGTAAAAGAAGATTTAGAGAAAAAACCTCCTTTCGTACAAGATACAAAACAGATGGAAAGTATGAAGGATTTAGGAAAAATAAAGAAAGTTTCAGAGGAACTACCAGTAGGTGCAGTTTCTAGAGAAATGAATGAAAAAGATGCGAGTGCTAAAGAACTTCCAGAAGAATGGAACGAGGCTTTCAGAACAATTCAGCCATTTTATCTATATGAAGATCATGCAATTAAAATTGTAGATCAGAAAATGTACGATACTGTAAATGGTAAAGAAGGAATCGTAGTTACTGGAAAAACAGACGATTTTGTAGCATACACAAAAGAATGGAAAAAACTTGACGAGTTGCAGCTAGTTAAATATAAAAATGTAAAAGCTGAAAGATTAGATAGTAAATATCAATCTTACAATGGATTCTACGGCATTGCGAGTGGAACAGTATTTATGGGATTCTTCCTTGGAATTGCGTTCTTAGCAATGATGGCAAGTTGTTTAATGTTTAAAATTCTTTCTGGTGCATCAAAAGATATTACGCGTTATCAAATGCTTCGCAAAATCGGTGTGCGTCGTGAGTTATTAACGAAATCGATTTATAAAGAATTATTCTTAGTATTCTTATTCCCAGCAATTGTGGGGATCGCTCACGTATTAGTTGGTATGAATATTTTCGGATTTATTTTAATGGATCCTTACTTCCGTATTTGGGTACCAATCGTAATTTTCGTAGTTATTTATGCGATTTATTACTTCATTACAGTTCAATTGTATAAAGGAATTGTTCTTCCAAAAGAAGATTAA
- a CDS encoding cation:proton antiporter regulatory subunit, with translation MNIRESELPGIGCKFEVITKGNEKMVIVIHDDGRREMYHFDADHDESISSISLRDSEARQIAAILGGMVYRPQALDTIEMAFEGLSIEWFKVENNAPVVQQTIGSLHVRKTYNVTIIAILKKNMKKFFNPGPDSIIEAGDMLVLSGERHEVKRIINELLSAGGDS, from the coding sequence ATGAATATTAGAGAGAGTGAACTACCGGGCATTGGATGTAAATTCGAAGTGATAACAAAAGGTAATGAAAAAATGGTTATCGTTATTCATGATGATGGCCGAAGAGAAATGTATCATTTTGATGCGGATCACGATGAGAGTATTTCAAGCATTTCTCTTCGTGATTCTGAAGCGAGACAAATTGCGGCTATATTAGGCGGAATGGTATATAGGCCGCAAGCGCTAGACACAATTGAGATGGCTTTTGAAGGATTATCAATTGAATGGTTTAAGGTGGAGAATAATGCACCAGTAGTACAACAAACAATTGGTAGCTTACATGTCAGAAAAACGTATAACGTAACGATTATTGCTATTTTGAAAAAGAATATGAAGAAATTCTTTAATCCAGGTCCAGACTCTATTATTGAAGCTGGCGATATGCTCGTATTGTCGGGTGAAAGACATGAAGTGAAAAGAATTATTAATGAATTGCTTTCAGCAGGAGGTGATTCCTAA
- a CDS encoding GNAT family N-acetyltransferase, with translation MENVAKASIDDLDSILHIDVDVIGDDSRRDYIKHAIDEGTCIIAKEDNSISGFLTYDTNFFGYTFLSLIIVSPTKRRQGHASSLISYMLRHSPTQKIFSSTNKSNTNMQKVFKANGFMRSGMIENLDEGDPELIFHAKKLRA, from the coding sequence TTGGAGAACGTAGCAAAAGCTTCCATCGACGATTTAGATTCAATCTTACATATAGATGTTGATGTAATCGGAGACGATAGTAGACGAGATTATATTAAACACGCTATTGATGAAGGAACCTGCATCATTGCAAAAGAGGACAATTCCATTTCTGGTTTTCTAACATACGATACAAATTTCTTTGGTTATACTTTCCTCTCATTAATCATTGTTTCGCCAACGAAAAGAAGACAAGGTCATGCAAGCTCATTAATCTCATATATGTTAAGACATTCTCCTACTCAAAAAATATTTTCTTCAACGAACAAATCGAATACAAATATGCAAAAAGTTTTTAAAGCAAATGGATTTATGCGTAGTGGAATGATCGAAAACTTAGATGAAGGTGATCCTGAGCTTATTTTTCACGCAAAAAAGCTCAGAGCATAA
- a CDS encoding MDR family MFS transporter: MPRKVWLLVAGMIINVTGASFLWPFNTIYLHDSLGKSLSVAGMVLMINSLTGVIGNLLGGVLFDKWGGYKSILVGIVITLVSILGLVFFHGWPLYVVWLALIGFGSGMVFPSMYAMVGTVWPEGGRRAFNAMYVGQNVGIAIGTACGGLVASYRFDYIFLANFILYFIFFLIAFIGFRGMEAKKEQEVQKEAETKKGWSLTPGFKALLIVCVAYALCWVTYVQWQGAIATHMRELDISLRHYSLLWTINGAMIVCAQPLVSMLIRWMKRSLKQQIMIGIVIFAASFIVLSQAQQFTMFLIAMVTLTIGELFVWPAVPTIANILAPKDKLGFYQGVVNSAATVGKMFGPVVGGAIVDLYNMEVLFIAIMVMLVVALIATSIYDRRVKVEETVEEKIAV; this comes from the coding sequence ATGCCAAGGAAAGTATGGCTATTAGTAGCTGGGATGATTATTAATGTCACGGGTGCTTCTTTTTTATGGCCTTTTAATACAATTTACTTACATGATAGTTTAGGGAAATCTTTATCAGTAGCCGGAATGGTATTAATGATCAACTCGCTTACTGGTGTAATCGGAAACTTGCTCGGCGGTGTTTTATTTGATAAATGGGGCGGTTATAAATCAATTTTAGTAGGGATTGTCATTACACTTGTATCGATTTTAGGTCTTGTATTTTTCCATGGTTGGCCATTATATGTTGTGTGGCTAGCATTAATCGGATTCGGTTCTGGAATGGTGTTTCCATCGATGTATGCGATGGTCGGTACGGTTTGGCCAGAAGGCGGGAGACGAGCGTTCAATGCAATGTATGTTGGACAAAACGTTGGGATTGCGATTGGAACAGCGTGCGGTGGATTAGTTGCGTCTTATCGTTTTGATTATATTTTCTTAGCGAACTTTATTTTATATTTTATTTTCTTCTTAATTGCGTTTATTGGATTTCGTGGTATGGAAGCAAAAAAAGAGCAAGAGGTACAAAAAGAAGCCGAAACGAAAAAAGGTTGGTCACTTACACCTGGCTTCAAAGCGCTTCTAATCGTATGTGTAGCATATGCTTTATGCTGGGTTACATACGTACAGTGGCAAGGGGCAATTGCGACTCATATGCGAGAATTAGATATTAGCCTCCGCCATTATAGTTTATTATGGACGATAAACGGAGCGATGATTGTTTGTGCGCAGCCACTTGTTAGTATGTTAATTCGCTGGATGAAGCGTTCTTTAAAACAACAAATTATGATTGGAATCGTCATTTTTGCGGCGTCGTTTATTGTTTTAAGCCAAGCGCAGCAATTTACGATGTTTCTCATTGCGATGGTGACATTAACAATTGGTGAATTATTCGTATGGCCGGCAGTTCCGACCATCGCAAATATACTTGCACCGAAAGATAAGCTAGGATTTTATCAAGGTGTTGTAAATAGCGCAGCGACTGTAGGGAAAATGTTCGGACCGGTCGTTGGCGGAGCGATTGTTGACTTATACAATATGGAAGTATTGTTTATTGCGATCATGGTAATGCTTGTAGTAGCGCTTATAGCAACGAGTATTTATGATAGACGAGTAAAAGTAGAAGAAACAGTTGAAGAAAAAATTGCAGTTTAG